One window from the genome of Macaca fascicularis isolate 582-1 chromosome 7, T2T-MFA8v1.1 encodes:
- the PLEKHH1 gene encoding pleckstrin homology domain-containing family H member 1 isoform X4, translating to MRLSDVSPRSNTACCASSPPALASPGSFSGLVYKNVTVPVYTALKGRATQISNMPFMDESSGSDDDCSSQASFRMSVPCSESRKTSGLGSPRAIKRGVSMSSLSSEGDYAIPPDACLLDSDYSEPEHKLQRTSSYSTDGLGLGGESLEKSGYLLKMGSRVKTWKRRWFVLRQGQIMYYKSPSDVIRKPQGQVDLNSRCQIVRGEGSQTFQLISEKKTYYLTADSPSLLEEWIRVLQNLLKVQATGPPALPRGGTKPTVKGWLTKVKHGHSKLVWCALVGKTFYYYRSHEDKRPLGCLPVRDARIEEVDRSCDSDEDYEAGGTRRLLSSHCTLVIHPAEHSPTYLLIGTKHEKDTWLYHLTVAAGGSSAKVGTAYEQLIGKLMDGEGDPDSPLWRHPMLCYSKDGLYASLTTLPSEALQTEALKLFKSCQLFINVPVEAASVDYHVSLAQTALQVCLVHPELQSEIYCQLMKQTSCRPPQKYSLMQCWQFLALCAPLFLPQHHFLWYVKQQLQRHADPRSETGQYATYCQRAVERTLQTGEREARPSRMEVVSILLRNPFHHSLPFSIPVHFTNGTYQVVGFDGSSTVDEFLQRLNQEIGMRKPSHSGFALFTDDPSGRDLEHCLQGSVKICDAISKWEQAMKELHPGKSEGGTRVVKLMYKNRLYFRSQVKGETDRERLLLASQTSREIVAGRFPVNKELALEMAALMAQVEYGDLEKPALPGPGGTSPAKAQHLLQQVLDRFYPRRYRHGAPPEQLRHLADMLTTKWATLQGCSPPECIRIYLTVARKWPFFGAKLFAAQPAQLSSKENALVWIAVNEDGVSILDHNTMQVHVTYPYSSVTTFGGCRDDFMLVIRSIPDKTSGKSHIEKLIFQMAAPKIAEATFIMASYMNHCSTTVNPPTNLPGACQLWELDGQQFFSSVSCATKGPTLL from the exons ATGCGGCTCTCAGACGTGTCTCCCAGAAGTAATACTGCCTGCTGCG CTTCAAGCCCTCCTGCCCTTGCTTCCCCtgggtctttctctggcctgGTCTACAAGAATGTCACTGTGCCTGTCTACACAGCACTGAAGGGG AGAGCCACGCAGATCAGCAACATGCCCTTTATGGACGAGTCCTCTGGGTCCGACGATGACTGCAGCTCTCAGGCGAGTTTCCGAATGTCGGTGCCCTGCTCTGAGTCCAGGAAGACCAGTGGACTAGGCAGCCCCCGGGCCATCAAGAGAG GCGTCTCCATGTCCTCACTGAGCTCGGAGGGTGACTACGCCATCCCCCCAGATGCCTGCTTGCTGGACAGTGACTACTCAGAGCCTGAGCACAAACTGCAGCGCACCTCATCCTACTCCACCGACGGGCTGGGCCTGGGCGGG GAGTCACTGGAGAAGTCGGGCTACCTGCTGAAAATGGGGAGCCGGGTGAAGACGTGGAAGAGGCGCTGGTTTGTCCTGAGACAGGGACAGATTATGTACTACAAATCCCCG AGTGATGTCATCCGGAAACCTCAAGGCCAAGTGGATCTGAACTCCCGCTGCCAAATTGTTCGAGGGGAGGGTTCACAGACATTTCAG CTCATCTCTGAGAAGAAAACCTACTACCTGACGGCCGATTCACCCAGCCTGCTGGAGGAGTGGATCCGAGTACTCCAGAACCTGCTGAAGGTGCAGGCCACCGGGCCTCCAGCTCTGCCTCGGGGGGGCACCAAGCCCACCGTGAAGGGCTGGCTGACCAAG GTAAAGCATGGCCACTCCAAGCTGGTCTGGTGCGCTCTTGTTGGGAAAACCTTCTACTACTATCGGAGCCATGAGGACAAG CGACCCCTGGGCTGCCTGCCTGTGCGGGACGCGCGCATAGAGGAAGTAGATCGATCCTGTGACTCAGACGAGGACTATGAGGCTGGAGGAACCAGACGGTTGCTTTCCTCCCACTGCACCCTGGTGATCCACCCCGCAGAGCACAGCCCCACCTACCTCCTCATTGGCACCAAGCATGAAAAG GATACGTGGCTCTACCACCTCACAGTGGCTGCGGGTGGCAGCAGTGCCAAGGTGGGCACTGCCTATGAGCAGCTCATTGGAAAACTGATGGATGGTGAAGGAGACCCAG ATTCGCCGCTCTGGAGGCACCCCATGCTGTGCTACAGCAAAGACGGCCTATACGCCTCCCTCACCACCCTGCCCTCTGAGGCCTTGCAGACGGAGGCCCTCAAGCTCTTCAAG TCCTGCCAGCTCTTCATCAACGTGCCGGTGGAAGCTGCCTCGGTGGACTACCACGTGTCCTTGGCCCAGACCGCACTGCAGGTCTGCCTGGTTCACCCCGAGCTGCAGAGTGAGATCTATTGCCAACTCATGAAGCAGACCAGCTGCCGCCCACCTCAGAAGTACTCCCTCATGCAG TGCTGGCAGTTCCTCGCTCTGTGTGCTCcacttttcctgcctcagcatcacTTCCTCTGGTATGTCAAGCAGCAGCTCCAACGCCATGCAGATCCCAG AAGTGAAACTGGCCAGTATGCCACCTACTGCCAGCGGGCAGTGGAGCGGACCCTGCAGACTGGGGAGCGGGAAGCCAGGCCGTCACGCATGGAAGTGGTGTCCATCCTGCTGCGTAACCCCTTCCACCACTCCTTGCCCTTCAGCATCCCCGTGCACTTTACCAACGGGACTTATCAG GTGGTTGGTTTTGATGGCTCCTCCACGGTTGATGAGTTCCTCCAGCGGCTGAACCAGGAGATAGGCATGAGAAAGCCATCCCACTCTGGCTTTGCCCTCTTCACGGACGATCCCTCTGGCAGGGACCTGGAGCACTGCCTGCAGGGAAGTGTCAAG ATCTGCGATGCCATCTCCAAGTGGGAACAAGCCATGAAGGAGCTGCACCCCGGAAAGTCTGAGGGTGGGACACGCGTCGTGAAGCTGATGTACAAGAACAG GCTGTACTTTCGCAGTCAAGTCAAAGGGGAGACGGACCGAGAACGGCTGCTCCTTGCCTCTCAAACTAGTAGAGAGATAGTGGCAGGGAGGTTTCCTGTCAACAAGGAATTGGCTCTTGAGATGGCTGCCCTGATGGCCCAG GTAGAATATGGGGACTTGGAGAAGCCTGCCCTGCCAGGCCCTGGAGGCACATCCCCTGCCAAGGCTCAGCATCTTCTCCAGCAGGTCCTAGACAGGTTCTACCCCAGGCGCTACAGACATGGGGCTCCCCCCGAACAGCTGAG GCACCTGGCAGATATGTTGACCACAAAGTGGGCAACATTGCAAGGCTGCTCCCCTCCTGAGTGCATCCGCATCTACCTGACCGTGGCCAGGAAATGGCCTTTCTTTGGTGCTAAGCTTTTTGCTGCTCAG CCTGCCCAGCTGTCTTCCAAGGAGAATGCTCTGGTGTGGATTGCTGTGAATGAGGATGGTGTCAGCATCCTGGACCACAACACTATG CAAGTGCACGTCACTTACCCCTACTCTTCAGTGAC
- the PLEKHH1 gene encoding pleckstrin homology domain-containing family H member 1 isoform X3, translating into MQELEQRLLEAEQRAENAETQVGVMEEKVKLSNLKNVDSAGSLHRKYQELLKAIKGKDELISQLEAQLEKQKQMRAEEAKTVQEKAAKIKEWVTLKLAELEMENQHLKSHNQHLVEQVGALQDALEAIQIAPSRKLLVPPHGAAEQDSVPSEPGIQPTGQNSGSQAEGLKAAVLAPSPGALQSKDSVSEAASPSEDSSSSTVHSGEMVEAKPLQPHLGREGPPHQPCMKLRTFRCGSASWGEGLVTAQRGMLPGTKTSAREGGPGSSLTLPKVRAPGTPRDSIQLTKRHHSQPQVGHGHFDRVVSIEIGAFSALHPSGLPELESRARYREEPEKMEMEEPPPAGKNEERESPQALGAELEEVELGNKPPTPPLHQFSSWESRIYAVATSGMRLSDVSPRSNTACCASSPPALASPGSFSGLVYKNVTVPVYTALKGRATQISNMPFMDESSGSDDDCSSQASFRMSVPCSESRKTSGLGSPRAIKRGVSMSSLSSEGDYAIPPDACLLDSDYSEPEHKLQRTSSYSTDGLGLGGESLEKSGYLLKMGSRVKTWKRRWFVLRQGQIMYYKSPSDVIRKPQGQVDLNSRCQIVRGEGSQTFQLISEKKTYYLTADSPSLLEEWIRVLQNLLKVQATGPPALPRGGTKPTVKGWLTKVKHGHSKLVWCALVGKTFYYYRSHEDKRPLGCLPVRDARIEEVDRSCDSDEDYEAGGTRRLLSSHCTLVIHPAEHSPTYLLIGTKHEKDTWLYHLTVAAGGSSAKVGTAYEQLIGKLMDGEGDPDSPLWRHPMLCYSKDGLYASLTTLPSEALQTEALKLFKSCQLFINVPVEAASVDYHVSLAQTALQVCLVHPELQSEIYCQLMKQTSCRPPQKYSLMQCWQFLALCAPLFLPQHHFLWYVKQQLQRHADPRSETGQYATYCQRAVERTLQTGEREARPSRMEVVSILLRNPFHHSLPFSIPVHFTNGTYQVVGFDGSSTVDEFLQRLNQEIGMRKPSHSGFALFTDDPSGRDLEHCLQGSVKICDAISKWEQAMKELHPGKSEGGTRVVKLMYKNRLYFRSQVKGETDRERLLLASQTSREIVAGRFPVNKELALEMAALMAQVEYGDLEKPALPGPGGTSPAKAQHLLQQVLDRFYPRRYRHGAPPEQLRHLADMLTTKWATLQGCSPPECIRIYLTVARKWPFFGAKLFAAQPAQLSSKENALVWIAVNEDGVSILDHNTMQVHVTYPYSSVTTFGGCRDDFMLVIRSIPDKTSGKSHIEKLIFQMAAPKIAEATFIMASYMNHCSTTVNPPTNLPGACQLWELDGQQFFSSVSCATKGPTLL; encoded by the exons ATGCAGGAGCTGGAGCAGAGGCTGCTGGAGgcagagcagagagcagagaaTGCCGAGACCCAG GTGGGTGTCATGGAAGAGAAAGTAAAACTGTCCAATCTGAAGAATGTGGACTCTGCGGGGAGCCTGCACCGGAAATACCAAGAATTGCTGAAAGCCATAAAGGGCAAAGATGAGCTCATCAGCCAGCTGGAGGCTCAGCTGGAGAAGCAG AAGCAGATGAGAGCAGAGGAAGCAAAAACTGTTCAAGAAAAAGCTGCAAAGATCAAGGAATGGGTGACACTCAAGTTGGCAGAG ctTGAGATGGAGAATCAGCATCTGAAAAGCCATAATCAGCACCTGGTGGAGCAGGTGGGAGCCCTTCAAGATGCACTAGAAG CTATTCAGATAGCTCCTTCGCGGAAGCTGCTGGTGCCCCCCCACGGAGCTGCAGAGCAGGATTCGGTCCCTTCAGAGCCGGGAATCCAGCCCACGGGCCAGAACAGTGGCTCCCAGGCCGAGGGTCTGAAGGCAGCTGTGCTTGCACCTTCCCCAGGTGCCCTGCAGAGCAAGGACTCTGTTTCTGAAGCAGCAAGTCCCTCGGAGGATTCTAGTTCCAGCACGGTCCATTCTGGGGAAATGGTAGAGGCCAAGCCCCTTCAACCTCATCTGGGAAGAGAGGGCCCTCCCCACCAGCCATGCATGAAGCTTCGTACCTTCAGATGTGGTTCAGCTTCCTGGGGTGAGGGTCTGGTTACTGCCCAGAGAGGGATGCTCCCTGGGACAAAGACCTCTGCCAGGGAAGGTGGCCCTGGCAGCAGTCTGACCCTACCAAAGGTGCGGGCTCCTGGCACCCCACGGGACAGCATCCAGTTGACCAAAAGGCACCACAGCCAGCCCCAGGTGGGCCATGGGCACTTTGACCGTGTGGTGAGCATTGAGATTGGGGCCTTCTCAGCCCTCCACCCCTCTGGCCTTCCTGAGCTGGAGTCCCGAGCTAGGTACCGGGAGGAACCAGAGAAGATGGAGATGGAGGAGCCACCCCCAGCAGGGaagaatgaggaaagagagagccCGCAGGCCCTTGGAGCTGAGCTGGAGGAAGTGGAGCTGGGTAACAAGCCACCTACACCCCCGCTGCACCAGTTTTCATCCTGG GAGAGCCGGATCTACGCTGTGGCCACATCGGGCATGCGGCTCTCAGACGTGTCTCCCAGAAGTAATACTGCCTGCTGCG CTTCAAGCCCTCCTGCCCTTGCTTCCCCtgggtctttctctggcctgGTCTACAAGAATGTCACTGTGCCTGTCTACACAGCACTGAAGGGG AGAGCCACGCAGATCAGCAACATGCCCTTTATGGACGAGTCCTCTGGGTCCGACGATGACTGCAGCTCTCAGGCGAGTTTCCGAATGTCGGTGCCCTGCTCTGAGTCCAGGAAGACCAGTGGACTAGGCAGCCCCCGGGCCATCAAGAGAG GCGTCTCCATGTCCTCACTGAGCTCGGAGGGTGACTACGCCATCCCCCCAGATGCCTGCTTGCTGGACAGTGACTACTCAGAGCCTGAGCACAAACTGCAGCGCACCTCATCCTACTCCACCGACGGGCTGGGCCTGGGCGGG GAGTCACTGGAGAAGTCGGGCTACCTGCTGAAAATGGGGAGCCGGGTGAAGACGTGGAAGAGGCGCTGGTTTGTCCTGAGACAGGGACAGATTATGTACTACAAATCCCCG AGTGATGTCATCCGGAAACCTCAAGGCCAAGTGGATCTGAACTCCCGCTGCCAAATTGTTCGAGGGGAGGGTTCACAGACATTTCAG CTCATCTCTGAGAAGAAAACCTACTACCTGACGGCCGATTCACCCAGCCTGCTGGAGGAGTGGATCCGAGTACTCCAGAACCTGCTGAAGGTGCAGGCCACCGGGCCTCCAGCTCTGCCTCGGGGGGGCACCAAGCCCACCGTGAAGGGCTGGCTGACCAAG GTAAAGCATGGCCACTCCAAGCTGGTCTGGTGCGCTCTTGTTGGGAAAACCTTCTACTACTATCGGAGCCATGAGGACAAG CGACCCCTGGGCTGCCTGCCTGTGCGGGACGCGCGCATAGAGGAAGTAGATCGATCCTGTGACTCAGACGAGGACTATGAGGCTGGAGGAACCAGACGGTTGCTTTCCTCCCACTGCACCCTGGTGATCCACCCCGCAGAGCACAGCCCCACCTACCTCCTCATTGGCACCAAGCATGAAAAG GATACGTGGCTCTACCACCTCACAGTGGCTGCGGGTGGCAGCAGTGCCAAGGTGGGCACTGCCTATGAGCAGCTCATTGGAAAACTGATGGATGGTGAAGGAGACCCAG ATTCGCCGCTCTGGAGGCACCCCATGCTGTGCTACAGCAAAGACGGCCTATACGCCTCCCTCACCACCCTGCCCTCTGAGGCCTTGCAGACGGAGGCCCTCAAGCTCTTCAAG TCCTGCCAGCTCTTCATCAACGTGCCGGTGGAAGCTGCCTCGGTGGACTACCACGTGTCCTTGGCCCAGACCGCACTGCAGGTCTGCCTGGTTCACCCCGAGCTGCAGAGTGAGATCTATTGCCAACTCATGAAGCAGACCAGCTGCCGCCCACCTCAGAAGTACTCCCTCATGCAG TGCTGGCAGTTCCTCGCTCTGTGTGCTCcacttttcctgcctcagcatcacTTCCTCTGGTATGTCAAGCAGCAGCTCCAACGCCATGCAGATCCCAG AAGTGAAACTGGCCAGTATGCCACCTACTGCCAGCGGGCAGTGGAGCGGACCCTGCAGACTGGGGAGCGGGAAGCCAGGCCGTCACGCATGGAAGTGGTGTCCATCCTGCTGCGTAACCCCTTCCACCACTCCTTGCCCTTCAGCATCCCCGTGCACTTTACCAACGGGACTTATCAG GTGGTTGGTTTTGATGGCTCCTCCACGGTTGATGAGTTCCTCCAGCGGCTGAACCAGGAGATAGGCATGAGAAAGCCATCCCACTCTGGCTTTGCCCTCTTCACGGACGATCCCTCTGGCAGGGACCTGGAGCACTGCCTGCAGGGAAGTGTCAAG ATCTGCGATGCCATCTCCAAGTGGGAACAAGCCATGAAGGAGCTGCACCCCGGAAAGTCTGAGGGTGGGACACGCGTCGTGAAGCTGATGTACAAGAACAG GCTGTACTTTCGCAGTCAAGTCAAAGGGGAGACGGACCGAGAACGGCTGCTCCTTGCCTCTCAAACTAGTAGAGAGATAGTGGCAGGGAGGTTTCCTGTCAACAAGGAATTGGCTCTTGAGATGGCTGCCCTGATGGCCCAG GTAGAATATGGGGACTTGGAGAAGCCTGCCCTGCCAGGCCCTGGAGGCACATCCCCTGCCAAGGCTCAGCATCTTCTCCAGCAGGTCCTAGACAGGTTCTACCCCAGGCGCTACAGACATGGGGCTCCCCCCGAACAGCTGAG GCACCTGGCAGATATGTTGACCACAAAGTGGGCAACATTGCAAGGCTGCTCCCCTCCTGAGTGCATCCGCATCTACCTGACCGTGGCCAGGAAATGGCCTTTCTTTGGTGCTAAGCTTTTTGCTGCTCAG CCTGCCCAGCTGTCTTCCAAGGAGAATGCTCTGGTGTGGATTGCTGTGAATGAGGATGGTGTCAGCATCCTGGACCACAACACTATG CAAGTGCACGTCACTTACCCCTACTCTTCAGTGAC